ATGACATCACCACACATTCTACCTGTTGTCTATACCGCATTATGACATCACCACACTGACACATTCTATCTGTTGATCTCCTCCGCTCACCTGTTTACAGGACCAGTCAAACCTTTCCTAATTTTATAATGTACTTAGACTCAATCTAGTTTATACTtctttagctagctaatttaatGCTAGGTAACCACGATAGATAATGAAGTGCATAGTGCATTATGACATCATCACACTGATACATTCTTTGTTGAGTCTATACCACAATATGACTATGACATCACCACACTGACACATTCTAACTGGGTACATTGAGACAGATAAAACCTGTATAGTATACCAATATGTGGAACTCTTCAGTCTTTCCCACATCATGAATGTCATTGTGTATTTTGTCTGGTAACAGTGAGTATAGTTAGGGTATTATTCTTACCAGGAGGAGGGACATTCGCCATTATTCCtaacaaataaaaacaattgtTAGCAAATTCCTCTCTGTGGGAAAGTTAAACAGGGTGAATATACAAAATATAAAGGGAAGATAGTTAGAGCCTGGGAGAGAATGTGGGGAGAGAAAgttagagggaaagagacagaaagcaggagagagagagagagcgggggagagagagggaggcagagagaagagacagagagagaggagacagagacagagagacagagagagagagggagacggggggacagagagaagcgAGGAGggggggacaagagagagagaggagacagaggagacagagagaggagacagagagagagagagacagaagagagagaggagatgggggacagagagaagatgggggacagagacagagacgggggagagagaggagaagagagagggaagggggagacaagagagagagaggggcggggagacaagagaggagacagagagaggagacagagagagagagaggagacaagagagagagagaggagacaagagagagaggagggaagacggggggagagacaagagagagaggagacaagagagaggagacagagagagagagaggagacaagagggggaggagacaagagagaggagacagagacagagagagacagagagacgggggaggagaaAGAATGACAAAGTGAGAGAGGTGTAGACTTACTTGGTGGTGGGATGAGAGGGGGAGCCTGGCTGGcgttgggaggggaggggaaggaatgggggaggagggatgtTTGGGGGAGGGGCCGGGGGAAGAAGGGGGCATCTTGTTGGGGTTTTGCTCAGCGTCCGACGGCGAGTGTTCGAAATCACCTAGACAACGAAGAAATGGCCAAATCACAACTGGGTATGTGATTCAACAGCCAACAGAACTTCTATGTAGGCCATGTCATTTCATGTGTTAGTGAAGGGTTGTCCCGACACCAGTATTACTACGATACCAGGCTAAAGTCCTTTACAAACCTGTTGAAAAGACTAAATAAAACTAAAATATGACTCTGGGTGTCAACATAAGGTTTTCATAACAGCAAGGAACTGTTTTCCTCAGGAAATTAAAGATGAGTTCCTGGAAGACTTAAAACTACCTTAATATTATATTTATGTTTTTAACTGACGTTTTGGACTCGATGTGTCAATGTATGgctcattattttatttttatttaataatatatatttttctgtttAGTTCACGTAATattacactgagtttacaaaacattaagaacaacttcctaaatattgggttgtgtgtgtgtgtacctggatgttgtttccctccaggtgtgtgtgtgtgtgtgtgtgtgtacctggatgttgtttccctccaggtgtgtgtgtgtgtgtgtgtgtacctggatgttgtttccctccaggtgtgtgtgtgtgtgtgtgtgtgtctggatgttgtttccctccaggttgtgtgtgtgtgtgtgtgtgtgtgtgtgtgtgtgtgtctggatgttgtttccctccaggtgtgtgtgtgtgtgtgtgtgtgtacctggatgttgtttccctccaggttgtttgtgtgtgtgtgtgtgtgtgtgtgtgtgtgtgtgtgtgtgtgtgtgtgtgtgtgtgtgtgtgtgtgtatatacctggatgttgtttccctccaggtgtgtgtgtgtgtgtgtgtacctggatgTTGTTTCCCTCCAGGTTGTGTCTTCGTCGTCCCTCCACTCTGCTGATGGTAGCGGTCCCTCCTCCAATCACGTCGATCGTACCACTGGTCTTCCTGAACACAACCCCCACCGTACAACATGAGTCACTCAGCAGACCATCTCCTCCGGAACAACAAACAGGAAGCTGTCACGACTAAGGGCCTTTTGGCTCAAGATGAGATGTTTCGCCTAGttggctctgggattcgaacAAGCAACCttccaaccactagactacctgccgtctACTCAGTCATTAACGACTAAgacaacgctcttaaccactagactacctgccgtctTCTCAGTCATTAACGACTAagccaacgctcttaaccactagactacctaaccaccacaccacagacagttcggggtacctaaccaccacaccacagacagttcggggtacctaaccaccacaccacagacagttcgggtacctaaccaccacaccacagacagatctgtacctaaccaccacaccacagacagctctgtacctaaccaccacaccacagacagctctgtacctaaccaccacaccacagacagatcggggtacctaaccaccacaccacagacagatcggggtacctaaccaccacaccacagacagatcggggtacctaaccaccacaccacagacagatcggggtacctaaccaccacaccacagacagatcggggtacctaaccaccacaccacagacagatcggggtacctaaccgccacaccacagacagatcggtacctcaccaccacagacagatcggggtacctaaccgccacaccacagacagatcaGTACCTAACCACCACCGACAGATCAGTACctaaccaccacagacagatcggtacctaaccaccacagacagatcagTACctaaccaccacagacagatcggtacctaaccaccacaccacagatCGGTGACAGGACACTAAAGTCAGAAAGGACAACACACAGCAGCACTAATACACACATAAGATGTAGAATCTGTTATTACATGTCTATAACATGGCTatcacctgtcacacacacacgtgagtcaATGTGCATACGTGTGTTGCATTTAAATGTGTTTACTGTTGCCAAGGTGATGACTCCCGTTAAACTTAACGTTGCCGCGGAGACAATTGTTGTCTGCCGCGGCGACAATTGTTGTCTACCACGTTGTGCCCTAACGACGTGACGCAACTACGACGTTTGTCACTAGTTTATCGGCCGAGGGAAATTAAAATGagtttattttgtgttttaaATAGCATCTGGACAAGACAGAATACTGTACAtggatgtatcagtgtgttgttgtgataaAGCCCCGtcccatgtatcagtgtgttgttgtgataaAGCCCCGtcccatgtatcagtgtgttgttgtgataaagccccatcccactCAATACTGTACATGGATGTATCAGTGTGTTCttgtgataaagccccatcccatgtatcagtgtgttgtagtgataaagccccatcccatgtatcagtgtgttgtagtgataaagccccatccaACTCAAGATgaatgtatcagtgtgttgtagtgaacaagccccatcccatgtatcagtgtgttgtagtgataaagccccatcccatatatcagtgtgttgtagtgataaagccccatcccatgtatcagtgtgttgttgtgataaagccccatcccatgtatcagtgtgttgtagtgataaagccccatcccatatatcagtgtgttgtagtgataaagccccatcccatgtatcagtgtgttgtagtgataaagccccatcccactCAATACTATACAtggatgtatcagtgtgttgtagtgataaagccccatcccatgtatcagtgtgttgtagtgataaagccccatcccatgtatcagtgtgttgttgtgaacaagccccatcccatgtatcagtgtgttgtagtgataaagccccatcccactCAATACTATACAtggatgtatcagtgtgttgtagtgataaagccccatccctCAATACTGTACAtggatgtatcagtgtgttgttgtgaacAAGCCCCATCCCACTCAATACTGTACAtggatgtatcagtgtgttgtagtgataaagccccatgccatgtatcagtgtgttgtagtgaacaagccccatcccatgtatcagtgtgttgtagtgataaagccccatccaACTCAAGATgaatgtatcagtgtgttgtagtgataaagccccatccaACTCAAGATgaatgtatcagtgtgttgtagtgataaagccccatcccatgtatcaagtgtgttgtagtgataaagccccatcccgtgtatcagtgtgttgtagtgataaagccccatcccatgtatcagtgtgttatagtgataaagccccatcccatgtatcagtgtgttatagtgataaagccccatcccatgtatcagtgtgttgtagtgatagagccccatcccatgtatcagtgtgttgtagtgataaagcccatcccatgtatcagtgtgttatagtgataaagccccatcccgtgtatcagtgtgttgttgtgataaagccccatcccatgtatcagtgtgttgtagtgatagagccccatcccatgtatcagtgtgttgtagtgataaagccccatcccatgtatcagtgtgttgtagtgataaagccccatccaACTCAAGATgaatgtatcagtgtgttgtagtgaacAAGCCCCGTCCCATGTATcaagtgtgttgtagtgataaagccccatcccatgtatcagtgtgttgtagtgataaagccccatcccatgtatcaAGTGTGTTatagtgataaagccccatcccgtgtatcagtgtgttgtagtgataaagccccatcccgtgtatcagtgtgttgtagtgataaagccccatcccatgtatcagtgtgttatagtgatagagccccatcccatgtatcagtgtgttgtagtgataaagccccatcccgtgtatcagtgtgttgtagtgataaagccccatcccatgtatcagtgtgttatagtgatagagccccatcccatgtatcagtgtgttgtagtgataaagccccatcccgtgtatcagtgtgttatagtgataaagccccatcccatgtatcagtgtgttgtagtgataaagccccatcccatgtatcagtgtgttgtagtgataaagccccatcccatgtatcagtgtgttgtagtgataaagccccatcccactCACGTATAGTAGGACATGTCCTGGACGGGGGGAGCAGTCCACTGTGGGGGGAGATCCTACCatcagagggagaaggggagacacAGTTAGACCTCCTCACACACTCAGAGGAACTCATTCACGTGTACTGTGAGGAGAAAACGGAAGCAagcttgtgtgtctgtctgtctctgcctgtctgtctgtctgtctgtctgtctgcctgtctgtctgtctgtctgcctgtctgtctgtctgtctgtctgtctgtctgtctgtctgcctgtctgtctgcctgtctgtctgtctgccagacaGTGTTTTGCCAAATCCTCTACCAGAGCTAATACATgagtctctctcatgtctcttaaCCTGTCCTAGGATAACCTTACCGTATCTTTACCTGTCCTAGGATAACCTTACTGTCCGTATCTGTCCTGGGATAACCTTACCGTACAACCTGTCCTAGGCTAACCGTACTGTCTGTACCTGTCCTAGGCTAACCTCACTGTCTGTACCTGTCCTAGGCAAACCTTACTGTCTGTACCTGCCCTAGGATAACCTCACTGTCGCCTAACCTGTCCTAGGATAACCTTACTGTCGCTTAACCTGTCCTAGGATAACCTTACTATCTGTACATGTCCTAGGCTAACCTTACAGTCCGTATATATGTACCAGTCCTAGGCTAACCTTAcggcctgtctctacctgtcctagGCTAACCTTACAGTCCGTCTATATGTACCTGTCCTAAGCTAACCTCAcggtctgtctctacctgtcctagACTAACCTCAccgtctgtctgtacctgtcctaGGCTAACCTTACTGTCTCTACCTGTCCCAGGCTAACCTTAcggcctgtctctacctgtcctaggctaaccttacggtctgtctctacctgtcctaggctaaccttactgtctctacctgtcctaggctaaccttacggcctgtctctacctgtcctagGCTAACCTTACGGCCTGTTCTACCTGTCCTAGGCTAACCTTACGGTCTGTCTCTACCACCTGTCCTAGGCTAACCTTACGGCTCTTATTCACCTGACCTGTGTACGGCTCTTATTCATCTCTACCTGTCCTAGGCTAACCTTACGGCTCTTATTCACCTGACCTGTGTACGGCTCTTATTCATCTCTACCTGTCCTAGGCTAACCTTacggctcttattcatctgaTCTGTGTACAGCTCTGACCATCTCTACCTGTCCTATGCTAACCTATATGTACCTGtcctgacctgtgtacagctctgaccatctctacctgtcctagtctgacctgtgtacagctctgaccatctctacctgtcctaggctaaccttacggctcttattcatctgacctgtgtacggctcttattcatctctacctgtcctaggctaaccttacggctcttattcatctgaTCTGTGTACAGCTCTGACCATCTCTACCTGTCCTATGCTAACCTATATGTACCTGtcctgacctgtgtacagctctgaccatctctacctgtcctagtctgacctgtgtacagctctgacCATCTCTACCTGTCCTAGACTAACCTCacggctcttattcatctgacctgtgtacagctcttattcatctgacctgtgtacagctctgacCATCTCTACCAGTCCTAGGCTAACCTTACGGCTCTTATTCATCTCTACCTGTCCTAGGCTAACCTTACGGCTCTTATTCATCTCTACCTGTCCTAGGCTAACCTTacggctcttattcatctgacctgtgtacagctctgacCATCTCTACCTGTCCTAGGCTAACCTATATGTACCTGtcctgacctgtgtacagctctgaccatctctacctgtcctaggctaaccttacggctcttattcatctgacctgtatacagctcttattcatctgacctgtgtacagctctgaccatctctacctgtcctaggctaaccttacggctcttattcatctgacctgtgtacagctcttattcatctgacctgtgtacagctcttattcatctgacctgtgtacagctcttattcatctgacctgtgtacagctcttattcatctgacctgtgtacagctcttattcatctgacctgtgtacagctcttattcatctgacctgtgtacagctctgacCATCTCTACCTGTCCTAGGCTAACCTTACGGCTCTTATTCATCTCTACCTGTCCTATGCTAACCTtacagctcttattcatctgacctgtgtacagctcttaccatctctacctgtcctaggctaaccttacggctcttattcatctgacctgtgtacggctcttattcatctgacctgtgtacagctcttaccatctctacctgtcctaggctaaccttacggctcttattcatctgacctgtgtacagctcttaccatctctacctgtcctaggctaaccttacggctcttattcatctgacctgtgtacggctcttattcatctgacctgtgtacagctcttaccatctctacctgtcctaggctaaccttacggctcttattcatctgacctgtgtacagctcttattcatctgacctgtgtacagctcttattcatctgacctgtgtacagctcttattcatctgacctgtgtacagctcttaccatctgacctgtgtacagctcttaccatctgacctgtgtacagctcttattcatctgacctgtgtacagctcttattcatctgacctgtgtacagctcttattcatctgacctgtgtacagctcttattcatctgacctgtgtacagctcttattcatctgacctgtgtacagctcttattcatctgacctgtgtacagctcttattcatctgacctgtgtacagctcttattcatctgacctgtgtacagctcttattcatctgacctgtgcTACATCtgctcttattcatctgacctgtgtacagctcttattcatctgacctgtgtacggctcttattcatctgacctgtgtacagctcttattcatctgacctgtgtacagctcttattcatctgacctgtgtacagctcttattcatctgacctgtatacagctcttattcatctgacctgtgtacagctctgaccatctctacctgtcctaggctaaccttacggctcttattcatctgacctgtgtacagctcttattcatctgacctgtgtacagctctgaccatctctacctgtcctaggctaaccttacggctcttattcatctgacctgtgtacagctcttattcatctgacctgtgtacagctcttattcatctgacctgtgtacagctcttattcatctgacctgtgtacagctcttaccTGGTCGTGTTCATGTTCATGGATGTCTTGTAGAGGCTGGCTGGAGTGGGGAAGTCAGGTTTGGACGTGTGGATGGGTAAACTCACTTCCTTCTCATTCCCCGTCCTGCCCTGCTGAACCTGGGGGGGGGAGTAGAGTAGGTTTATAACATTATCTTTAAATGGATATCTTGGTTTTAAACAACTCTGGTTTATCTGTTTTACACTGATTATCATATGGCAATTCAATGAGACAAAGAAGGAAGGTaattgagaggaggagagagaagggagtttaGGAGATGTATCTTAGTGAtttagctggtagtggaggagatgttgtgtcttagtgatttagctggtagtggaggagatgttgtgtcttagtgatttagctggtagtggaggagatgttgtatcttagtgatttagctggtagtggaggagatgttgtgTCTTACAGTGATTTAGCTGGTGGTGGAGGAGATGTTGTGTCTTACAGTGATTTAGCTGGTGGTGGAGGAGATGTTGTGTCTTACAGTGATTTTGCTGGTGGTGGAGGAGATGTTGACGACCTCCAGGCCCATCCTCAGCCTCTTCTGTTTGTCACAGTAGCCCTTCCACGTGTCCTCGTTGAACCCATAGTTAAAGTAGTCAGACAGGTcagcacctagacacacacagacagacagacacacacagacagacacacacaaacagacacacacagacagacacagacagacagacacacacagacagacagacagacacacacagacagacacacacagacagacacacacagacagacacacacagacagacacacacagacagacacacacagacacacacacacacagacacacacacacagacacacacacacacacacacagacacacacacacagacagacagacacacagacagacacacacagacagacacacacacacagacacacacacagacacacagacagacacacagacagacacgcacagacacacacagacagacacacacagacagacacacacacacacacagagacagacacacacagacagacacacacagacagacacgcacagacagacacagacagacacacacagacagacagacacacacagacagacacacacacacagacagacacacacagacacacacacacaggacacacacagacacacagacacacacagacagacacacacagacagacacacacacacagacagacacacacagacacacacacacacagacacacacagacacacacagacagacacacagacacacacagacagacacacacacacaggacacacacagacagacacacacacacagacacacacacacagacagacacacacagacacacacacagacagacagacagacacacacacagacacacacacacagacacacacacacagacagcaacagacacacacagacacacagacagacagacacacacagacagacacacacagacagacagacacacacagacagacagacacacacagacagacacacacagacacacacacagacacacacacagacacacacacagacacacacacagacacacacacagacgtttaTGTTTACAAACTCCTACCAAGCCTCTCAGTGTAAAAGTGGACCAATCAGAAACGTAACCCCGCCCACTCTGTCAGAAGACACAGTAACGCGTAcctggtttcctccagggttTCTCCTCGAATGTCCCACAGTAACTCCGCCCACAGTAACCCCGCCCACAGTAACCCGTACCTGGTTTCCTCCAGGATTTCTCCTCGAATGTCCCACAGTAACCCCACCCACAGTAACCCCACCCACAGTAACCCCACCCACAGTAACCCCACCCACAGTAACCCCGCCCACAGTAACCCCGCCCACAGTAACCCCGCCCCACAGTAACCCGTACCTGGTTTCCTCCAGGATTTCTCCTCGAATGTCCCACAGTAACCCCACCCACAGTAACCCCACCCACAGTAACCCCACCCACAGTAACCCCACCCACAGTAACCCCACCCACAGTAACCCCACCCACAGTAACCCCACCCACAGTAACCCCACCCACAGTAACCCGTAcctggtttcctccagggttTCTCCTCGAATGTCTCCATGTCCACCTCCACTACTGGAACTCCATTGATGTTTCCCGGGGCCTCCAGATCCACACCCTTTAACTTGTTCCCtactagagagagaatagaaaccAGGACACCACATGGAAAATAAACATTTAGAATATCTACCCGTGTTAAAATATACAGAGGACAATTTAGTACATCAACAATATCTACATTTATACCATCTAGTTACACTTAGCTGCCCAAGACATGGAGGTGGGAATGGACACCTATGGTGGTGGGAATGGACACCTGTCAAGACATGGAGGTGGGAATGGACACCTAGACATGGTGGTGGGAATGGACACCTATGGTGGTGGGAATGGACACCTATGGTGGTGGGAATGGACACCTATGGTGGTGGGAATGGACACCTATGGTGGTGGGACTGGACACCTATGGTGGTGGGACTGGACACCTGGGATGGTGGTGGGACTGGACACCTATGGTGGTGGGACTGGACACCTATGGTGGTGGGACTGGACACCTATGGTGGTGGGACTGGACACCTATGGTGGTGGGACTGGACACCTATGGTGGTGGGAATGGACACCTATGGTGGTGGGACTGGACACCTATGGTGGTGGGACTGGACACCTATGGTGGTGGGACTGGACACCTATGGTGGTGGGACTGGACACCTATGGTGGTGGGAATGGACACCTATGGTGGTGGGAATGGACACCTATGGTGGTGGGAATGGACACCCATGGCGGTGGGAATGGACAACCATGGCAGTGGGAATGGACACCTCTATCAGCCTGTACTATACATTTCCCACTCCATGTCGGCCTGTGTAAAGTCAGGTGCATAGAACAGGTGAagaacagaacactacagtacctGTTCCATAGGGTCTGGCTCCCGCTGTCTTTATGTTCAGGTTAACAGGAGCCACTCCATACGTCCTACAACAACAAACCAgacatgtcaacaacaacaacaaaccagacatgtcaacaacaacaacaaaccagacatgtcaacaagaacaacaacaacaacaaaccagacatgtcaacaagaacaacaacaaaccagacatgtcaacaacaacaacagcttcAAAGGCTGTGAAATACAATAGATGAATTCAGGCTCATCAGCCTGAACCCCTTTATCTGGGAATAATAAGGTCAGATCTGCTTAGTCATTgcggtgaactatccctttaaagacattacggatgaactatccctttaaagacattacgggtgaactatccctttaaagacattacgggtgaactatccctttaaagacattacgggtgaactatccctttaaagacattacggatgaactatccctttaaagacattacggatgaactatccctttaaagacattacggatgaactatccctttaaagacattacgggtgaactatccctttaaagacattacgggtgaactatccctttaaagacattacgggtgaactatccctttaaagacattacgtgtgaa
This portion of the Oncorhynchus tshawytscha isolate Ot180627B unplaced genomic scaffold, Otsh_v2.0 Un_contig_12571_pilon_pilon, whole genome shotgun sequence genome encodes:
- the LOC121842400 gene encoding pre-mRNA 3'-end-processing factor FIP1-like isoform X3; protein product: MSAEEAADKTTPADASAGDGGDEEEEWLYGDDDERADEEEAKLSAAVSAPIPATESEEAATTGNGVEAQEKEPGDDDDSDSDSDDDDDDVRVTIGDIKTGAPQYTTYGVAPVNLNIKTAGARPYGTVGNKLKGVDLEAPGNINGVPVVEVDMETFEEKPWRKPGADLSDYFNYGFNEDTWKGYCDKQKRLRMGLEVVNISSTTSKITVQQGRTGNEKEVSLPIHTSKPDFPTPASLYKTSMNMNTTRISPHSGLLPPSRTCPTIRRPVVRST
- the LOC121842400 gene encoding pre-mRNA 3'-end-processing factor FIP1-like isoform X2; the protein is MSAEEAADKTTPADASAGDGGDEEEEWLYGGKRDDDERADEEEAKLSAAVSAPIPATESEEAATTGNGVEAQEKEPGDDDDSDSDSDDDDDDVRVTIGDIKTGAPQYTTYGVAPVNLNIKTAGARPYGTGNKLKGVDLEAPGNINGVPVVEVDMETFEEKPWRKPGADLSDYFNYGFNEDTWKGYCDKQKRLRMGLEVVNISSTTSKITVQQGRTGNEKEVSLPIHTSKPDFPTPASLYKTSMNMNTTRISPHSGLLPPSRTCPTIRRPVVRST
- the LOC121842400 gene encoding pre-mRNA 3'-end-processing factor FIP1-like isoform X1, with the translated sequence MSAEEAADKTTPADASAGDGGDEEEEWLYGGKRDDDERADEEEAKLSAAVSAPIPATESEEAATTGNGVEAQEKEPGDDDDSDSDSDDDDDDVRVTIGDIKTGAPQYTTYGVAPVNLNIKTAGARPYGTVGNKLKGVDLEAPGNINGVPVVEVDMETFEEKPWRKPGADLSDYFNYGFNEDTWKGYCDKQKRLRMGLEVVNISSTTSKITVQQGRTGNEKEVSLPIHTSKPDFPTPASLYKTSMNMNTTRISPHSGLLPPSRTCPTIRRPVVRST